The Gordonia mangrovi genome includes the window TTGGATCCTCCTGAACTCGTGTGCCGTGGCTCCCCCGGGGGATGGCATGCGTTACGTGCGGTCGGGCGGCACGTGAATCGGCGCTGATGCTACATCGACAGGTCAGTGTGCCAGCTGAACCTGAGAGTTCCATGGTCGGGGCGGGATCGCCGCGCGCGGCCTGTCGGTTGGGGCAACGGGGCGTTTGTCACAATGGACAGATGCTGATCACCGGATTCCCGGCCGGGATGTTCCAGACGAACTGCTACCTCCTCGCCAACGGAGCGGGGTCGGAGGCGGTCATCATCGATCCGGGCCAGGATGCCGCGGCCCGGGTGCGTGAACTGCTCGCCGAGTACGACCTGACGCCGGTGGCCGTGCTGCTGACGCACGGGCACCTCGACCACACCTGGAATGTGACCGAGCTGTGCGATGAGTTCTCCATTCCCGCCTACATCCATCCGGAGGACCGGCCGATGCTCGCCGACCCGGGGGTGGGGCTGGGGCAGGCACTGGGCGGTCTGATCGGGTCGATGGAGTTCCGCGAGCCGGAAAAGGTGGTCGAGTTCTCCGACGGTGAGGACGTGGAGCTGGCCGGCATCCGGATCTCGGTGGACCTCGCGCCGGGCCACACCAAGGGTTCGGTGCTGCTGGGAATCGAGGTACCGGTCGGTCTCGACGAGGAGGAGCGGGCGGAGGCGGCCGATGCCGACGACTCGGTGCCCGAATTCGTTCCGGTCTGCTTCTCCGGCGATGTCCTGTTCGCCGGATCGATCGGGCGCACTGATCTCCCCGGCGGTAGCCACCAGCAACTGCTGGACTCGATCGCTGCCAAGCTGATGCCGTTGCCCGATCACACCCAGGTACTGCCGGGGCACGGGCCGCAGACCTCGATCGGCGCCGAGCGCGCCGGCAACCCTTTCCTCGTCGACCTGCCCGGGCGCGGGGATTCCACACCCAAGAAGGGACGTTTCGGACTGTGAGCGCCGAGTTTGCCGCTCCGCGGGGAGTGCCGGACTACTGCCCCCCGGACTCCGCGGATTTCCGTCGGGTCCGTGACACGTTGACCGACGCCGCTCGGCGAGCGGGCTACGGACACATCGAGCTACCGATCTTCGAGGACACCGCTTTGTTCGCCCGCGGTGTCGGCGAGTCCACCGACGTGGTGAGCAAGGAGATGTACACCTTCGCCGATCGTGGCGATCGGTCGGTGACGTTGCGTCCCGAGGGCACGGCCGGTGTCATGCGCGCGGTCATCCAGCATGGGCTCGACCGCGGACAGCTGCCGGTGAAGCTCTGCTATGCCGGCCCGTTCTTCCGCTACGAGAAGCCGCAGACCGGACGGTATCGACAACTGCAGCAGGTCGGTGTCGAAGCCATCGGAGTCGACGACCCGGCGCTCGATGCCGAGGTGATCGCGGTCGCCGATGAGGGCTACCGCCGATTGGGGCTCTCGGGCTTCCGTCTGGAGATCACCTCTCTCGGTGATGCCGCCAGCCGCGGTCCGTATCGGGAAGCCCTCCAGCAGTTCCTGTTCGGTCTCGACCTGGACGAGGCGACCCGTCGCCGGGCGGAGATCAACCCGCTGCGGGTGCTCGACGACAAACGTCCCGAGGTCAAGGAGGCCACGGCGTCGGCGCCGCTGCTGATCGACCATCTGTCCGAGGACGCGCGTGCACATTTCGATCTGGTCCTCACGCACCTGAAGCGGCTGGGTGTGCCGTACGAACTCAATCCACGTCTCGTGCGCGGGCTCGACTACTACACGAAGACCACCTTCGAGTTCGTCCACGACGGATTGGGTGCGCAGTCGGGGATCGGTGGGGGAGGCCGCTACGACGGTCTCATGCAGCAGATCGGTGGCAAGCAGGATCTGTCCGGGATCGGTTTCGGCCTCGGCGTCGACCGCACCATGCTGGCAATGGAGGCCGAAGGGGTGGCGCACGCCGACGTCGCCCGCTGCCAGGTGTTCGGGGTCCCCATGGGCGCCGATGCGAAGGCCGAGTTGGTCGGTGTCGCGGGCCAACTGCGGGCCGCCGGGATCGCGGTCGATCTCGCTTACGGCGACCGGGGATTGAAGGGCGCGATGAAGGCTGCCGATCGCTCCGGCGCCCGCCTCGCCCTTGTTCTCGGCGACCGCGAACTGGCCGATCGCCAGGTCGAGGTGAAGGATCTGACCAACGGGGAGCAGCACCAGGTCTCGCTGGATTCCATTGTCGACGAGGTGCTTTCGATCCTCGGCTGATCTCTGCCGTCGACACGGGCCATGTGTGCGGGAGTAGGCGGATTTGTGGGAAGCGGCCACTTTGACGAGTGGGTGCCTTCAGGTGGTCGTCGTCCACAAGCGCTGTCGCGCAGACGGTCTCACCCGCACCGAGCGCTTCACCCAACACCCACTCGCGGCCCCAAGCGACTGAAGTGAGAACCGATCCACGCGTCACTCCTGATCCCTGAGGGGTGGCCGAGCTTGTGCGGGAGTGTCACGAAGGGTCTTCCACCGCAACCATTCTCACCGCCGAAAGTTGTCGTAGCCCACCGGTATCCTGAGCCCACCACCGATCGAACAACTCATCCACACCCCACCCGCAGCCCACCAAAGTTGTCGGACCCACCCGATACTCTGATAGCAGTTCGATTCCCCAACAACCAATCCCACGACGACCCCCTCTCGTGCTCGAGTAGACCGAGGCGCCGCCCTTCTGGTGGTCGAGTAGGACGAGGCGCTAGCCGAGGTCGTATCGAGACCATCACCAGCCGAGGCAGAGCCGCCGCAAGCATTGTCCCGCAGGCTATGTCACCCCGAACGGAATTGTCACACCCCGCCGATATCCTGAGCCCAACACCGATCAAACAGCTCATCCACACCCCACCTGCAGCCCACCAAAGTTGTCGGACCCACCCGATACTCTGGTAGCAGTTCGATTCCCCACCAACCCGATCCCGATCTCGCTGTCGTCGCCGGAAAGGAGCGTGTCGTGTTCACCTTCACCGATCGTGCCGCTGACGACGCCCTGCTGGCCAGCAGCAGCCTCGACGAGTTGGCCCAGTACGGCCGCGACGCCCTCCGGCTGAGTAACCAAGCCCAGGCCGTGGCCATGCAGATCGCCCGCCAGATCGGTCAATCCACCTACAACGAGCGCATCACCGGATACAACGACTACGCCCCGAACCGAATCCGCAACGCCGCCGACAAAGCCGCCATAGGCGAAATCTCGCTGCAACTGGGCATCGCCCGAACCAAAGCCGGCGAATGGGTCCACCTCGACGAACTCCTCGACGAACACCCCAAGATCCGTGACGCCTTCCGCGCCGGTGACCTGAGCCCCCACCGCCTGGGTGTGGCCATCCGCGCCGCCGCCACCGGCCCCACCGGCGACCTGCGAGCCCGACTGGCCGAACTCACCGACAACACCGACACCACCGACACCGACACCGATGACGAGGACCTCACCCTCGACTTCGACGACGACACCGACAATGCTGGCACCGACGATGCTGGTACCGACGATGCCGGGACCGACGATGACGGCACCGACGATGACGCCGGTGATGGTGCGGCCGAGACCGACCCTGCCGACGATGAGCCGTGGGATTTCGACGATGTCGTGCTCGACCTGGCCAGCCGCCCCACCACCGACACCGCGCTGCAAGCCGATCTCGACGCCATCATCATCACCCTCGACCCCGACCGGGCCGTCCAATCCCACGACGACATCGCCGACCTGTTCGGCGATGTGAAAATCGGTGCCGAAGCGTTCGGACACATGACCGTCGACGCCTGCATCCCCGCCGAACACGGCGTACACCTACGCGACCGGATCAGCGCGTTGATCAGCCGGCGGGTGTGCCGTCGCGACGGCCGCAGCATCAAAGCCCAACGCGTCGCCGCATTCGCCGAGATCATCAAGGCCCCCGGCGCGACACTGCGCTGCCACTGCGGCGACGACACCTGCCCCGCCACGCAAACCCGCACCAGCAACCCGACGCCCGCCACCACCCCGAGTTCGGTCGCCGACAGTGAGCGCGAGTCGTCGGTCACCGGCAGAGACCGCGACTCGTCGGTCGACACCAGCAGGGCCGGCGACTCCAACGCACCCGTCGACACCGCCGACGAACCCGCAGTGGGTGGGCCTGACGCGGCCGAAGAACAGCCGATCACCCTTGCCGACCTCGATGATGACAGTGACATCGACTCGGACGTCGAGCCCACCGCGGAATCCCGACGAGACTTCATCACCGCACCTCGCGCCGAGCACGACACCGACGGGGCCGATGCGGAAGCGACCGACGCCTCCGACGCAGACGACGCAGACGACGCAGACACTGAAGTCACCACGGCCGCAGAGGTCGAACTCACAACCGATGACGAACACGCCGAGGACACAGCAGACGCCGCGGTAGCCGATGACTCTGACAACGACCCCGCCGACACCGACCCGGACTCCGACACCGATTCCGACACCAACGAAGGCCTCGTCGTCCCCGGCCTGACCCTGCTGCGCGACCCCACCGGCCTCGATCCGACCCGCCTGATGGGCTACGGCGCCATCGACCCCGCCCACGCCGCACGCCTGGCACCCCACGCCACCACCATCACCGCCCCACCGAGCGAAACCCGCACCGCCAGCGGCCTGACCATCTTCGGCAACCAGACACCGGCACCACCCATCGACCCCACCGGGCACGGCGGCTTCGCCACCCCACCACCCGGGGCACTGACCTACGCACCCTCAGCAGCCTTACGTGCCGAAATCATCCAACTCGACCGACGCTGCCGCTACCCGTACTGCGGCCGACCCTCCGAAGAGTGCGAACTCGACCACCTACACAAATTCCTGCACGCCGACCCGCTGGCCGGCGGCTGGACCGTGGCCTTCAACCTCGCACCCCTATGCCGACCCGACCACGACCGCAAACACGACGGCCCGTGGCTCCCCACCATGCACACCGACCGCACCATCACCTGGCGCAACGCCCGCACCGGACAAACCATCGTCACCTACCCCAGGTGACGACGGACGCTCACGTCGACGTGAGTTCCCCGGCCAGCACATCGAGGGAAACCCCGCCGAGTGCGAGTGCGCGAGTGTGGAAGTCCTTCAGCGTCCAGTCGCGGTGGGTGGCGAGCGCTGCGGTCCGGGTCTCCTCCCACACCCGCTGCCCGAGCGCATACGAGGGTGCCTGACCGGGCCATCCGAGATAGCGATTCAGCTCAAAACGCAGCACCGCACGGTCCATCGCCACCGAATCGGTGAGGAACTGCCAGGCCTTCTCGGCATCCCAGGTCCCGCCACCCAGCGCGGCGGGTGCGCGGAGCTTGCAGTGCACCCCGATATCCACCACCACGCGCGCGGCCCGCAGACGCTGTGAGTCGAGCATGCCCATCCGGTCGCCGGGATCATCCAGCCAACCGAGTTCTGCCATCAAGCGCTCCGCGTAGAGCGCCCACCCTTCGCCGTGGCCCGAGGTGAACGACGCCAGTTTCCGCCATGCGTTGAGCTCGTCACTGACGATCGCTGCGCCGAGCTGCAGATGATGGCCGGGCACTCCCTCGTGGAACACGGTGGTCTTCTCCTGCCAGGTGTGAAAGACCTTCTGCTCGGGCGGCACCGACCACCACATCCGTCCCGGCCGGGACAGATCCGCGCTCGGCTGGGTGTAGTAGATGATCCCGGTTGACGACGGCGCCAAGCGGCACTCCAGGCGAGTCAGCTTTGCCGGTATGTCGAAGTGTGTGCCGGCCAGACCCTCCACCGCGCGGTCCGACAGCTCCTGCATCCAGGCGACGAACTCGTGACGATCGTGGACTGCGTAGCGCGGCAACGAGTCCAGGTGGGCCATCGCCTCGGCAACCGACGCGCCGGGCAACACCTCATCAGCGAGTGCCGCCTGCTCGGTGACGATCGCCGAGAGCCGGTCGGTGGCCCACGCATACGCCTCGTCCGGATCCACATCGGCACCGAGATAGGCGGGCAGGAAACGTATATATCGTTCGCGCCCCACCGCGTCGACGTCGGTGGCCACAGGTGCCGCCTCCGCCCGCAACACCGCGTCGAGGGCTTCGAAGGCAACCCGCACGTCGCGCTGTGCGACATCGAGCCCATCGCGCAGGGAGGCGTCCTCGGCGAGGGGGCCGGTGTTGGCGGCGATCGCGTCGGCGGCGGTGGCCGCCTGCGCGGCAACGAGTTCCACCTGCCGCTGCACCAACGGGGGCCCATGCGCGATCCGATGGCGCAGGCCGTCGATGATCGTGTCGACACATTCCGGAACGACGCGCAGGCGGTGCAGGAACACCTCGCGTTGGGCAGCCGACTCGGTGGGCATCAGGTCGAAGATGTCGCGGACCGCCTGCAGCGGTGATGCGATCACGTTGCACTCGCCCACGCGTTCGCCGGACTCGGCGAGCGCGATTTCCCGGCGCAGTGAGGCGGTCATCGTGGCCACCGTGACACGATCGACGTCGTCGACCGGATGGGACTCGGCCAAGGCGTGCACCGTGGCACGCGCCGACACGGTGCGCGCAGTACAGGCGGCAGGGGAGAAGTCGGTCAGCAAATGGTCGTGGCCCGGCACGCCGACCTCGGTGGCGAACAACGGATCCTGGACGGCCTGGTCGGCCAGGTACGACTCGGCGATCTGGTCGATGACGCTCGGTTCCCGTGGCACCGATTCGGTCGGCCCGCTCATAGGTCGTTGGTCGCGAACGTGTCGCACCGGCGCGGGTCACCGGAGTCGTAGCCGATGGTGAACCAGCGGGCGCGCTGCTCCGACGACCCGTGAGTCCAGCCCTCGGGATTCGAATTGGCGCCCTGGATGGTGTCGTCACCGATCGCCTTGGCCGTCTGGATCACCGTGTCGATCTGATCGGAGGTCAACGGTTCGAGCATCGCATCCGGGCCGTTGTCGGCGTGGTAGGCCCACACACCCGCCAGGCAGTCCGCCTGCAACTCGACGCGGACCGACCCCGAACGCGGCCCCTGCGAGCCCATCCGATTGCCCCGCTGCAGCACCCCGGTCAGGTTCTCGATGTGGTGGCCGTACTCGTGGGCGACCACATACTCCTGCGCCAACGGGCCGTCGCTGCCGCCCATCTGTTCCAGCTGAGCGAAGAAGGTCGGGTCGAAGTAGGCGGTCTCATCGGCGGGACAGTAGAACGGGCCGGTCGCCGAGGTCGCCGGCCCACACCCGGTGCTCACCGAACCGGTGAAGATCTTGGTGCTCGGCGGCGTGTACCCGGGCATCAGATCCGACCACACGTCGTCGAGGCTGTTGGTGGTCGCGACGATGCGGCAGATCGTGTCGACGTTGGCCTTCTCGATCGTGCAGGACCGGATGTGGTCGTTGATCTCGGCGACATCCCGGCTGTTGGCCGTGCCGCCGCCGTACGACGATGAACCACCGGTGAGGGAGCCGGTGTCGATACCGAAGAACAGGGCGACGATGGTGATGATCAGTCCGGCTCCGCCCCCGACGGCGATTCGGCCCACCCCGCCGCCACCGCCACCACCGGAGACCGACCCGGTGTCGAGCGGCCCGTCGCCCTGAAAAACCATCCCGCTCCTCGACCTCTCCGCCACATCCGACCGTCCCGCGCCGTCGCCCGGCGTCGGCAGGGTCGAGCATATTCGCAGACCCGCCCGGGTGCGGGTCGGTCCTGGTCACGACAGTAGGATGAGCCGAGATTGGACCTCGAAAACCATTGGGAAGGACTCCTGAGTGCTCCGCACGCATCTCGCCGGCTCGCTTCGTCGCGCCGACGCCTCGCAGACCGTCACCGTCGCCGGGTGGGTTGCGCGCCGCCGTGATCATGGCGGCGTGGTGTTCATCGATCTGCGCGACAGCTCGGGCCTGGTCCAGGTGGTGTTCCGCGACGAGGCCGTCGCCGAGGCCGCACACCGGCTGCGTGCCGAGTTCTGCGTCGCCGTGACCGGTGTCGTCGAGGTGCGCCCCGAGGGCAGCGAGAACCCGAACCTGGCGTCCGGCGAGATCGAGATCAACGCCGTCTCCCTCGAGGTGCTCAACGCCGCGGCGCCGCTGCCGTTCCAGCTCGACGAGAACCCCGGCGAGGAAGCGCGACTGCACTACCGCTACCTGGATCTGCGTCGCGAAGGGCCGGCGCGCGCCCTGCGGCTTCGTTCCAAGGTGAACGCGGCGGCGCGCGGTGTGCTCGCCGACCACGACTTCGTCGAGGTGGAAACCCCGACGCTGACCCGATCGACACCCGAGGGGGCGCGTGACTTCCTGGTGCCCGCACGCCTGCAGCCCGGCACCTTCTACGCGCTGCCGCAGAGTCCGCAGCTGTTCAAACAGCTGCTGATGGTCGCCGGCATGGAGCGCTACTACCAGATCGCGCGCTGCTACCGCGACGAGGACTTCCGGGCCGACCGCCAGCCCGAATTCACCCAGCTCGACATCGAGATGAGCTTCGTCGACCAGGACGATGTGATCACCCTGGCCGAGGATGTCCTGCGTGCCCTATGGCAGCTGATCGGCGTCGAACTCCCCACCCCGATCCCGCGGATCACCTACGCCGACGCCATGCGCCGCTTCGGCACCGACAAGCCCGACCTCCGCTTCGACATCGAACTCGTCGAATGCACCGACTACTTCGCCGACACCCCGTTCCGGGTGTTCCAGGCGCCCTACGTCGGTGCGGTCGTCATGCCCGGCGGCGCCTCGCAGCCGCGCCGGCAACTCGACGCCTGGCAGGAATGGGCCAAGCAGCGCGGCGCCAAGGGACTGGCGTACGTCCTCGTGGGTGAGGACGGTGAACTCAGCGGACCGGTCGCCAAGAACTTGTCCGACGCCGAACGCGTCGGGCTGGTCGCCCACGTCGGCGCCAACCCCGGCGACTGCGTCTTCTTCGGTGCCGGCGCGGTCAAGTCGTCGCGCGCGCTGCTCGGTGCCGCGCGTGGGGAGATCGCCGACCGCCTCGGCCTGATCAAGGACGGCGACTGGGCGTTCACCTGGGTGGTCGACGCCCCGCTGTTCGAACCCGCCGACGACGCCACCGCATCGGGCGACGTCGCCGTCGGATCGGGCGCCTGGACCGCGGTCCACCACGCGTTCACTGCGCCCAAGCCGGAGTCGCTCGACGCCCTCGAATCCGATCCGGGCTCCGCGCTGGCCTACGCCTACGACATCGTGTGCAACGGCAACGAGATCGGCGGTGGCTCGATCCGTATCCACGAGCGTGACGTGCAGGAGCGGGTGTTCGAGATCATGGGCATCGGCCACGACGAGGCGCAGGAGAAGTTCGGCTTCCTGCTCGACGCGTTCGCCTACGGCGCGCCGCCGCACGGCGGCATCGCCTTCGGCTGGGACCGCATCACCGCCCTGCTGGCCGGGGAGAGCTCCATCCGCGAGGTCATCGCGTTCCCCAAGTCCGGCGGCGGTGTGGACCCGCTCACCGACGCGCCGGCGGCGATCACCCCGCAGCAGCGCAAGGAGTCGGGTATCGACGCCAAGCCGATTCTGCGCAAACAGGGCGGCAGCGCCGACTCGTCAGCGGACGGCAAGCCGGGCACCGCCGAATCGGCCGCGACCGCAGATCACACCGTCGGGGGCGCCTGAAGGCCACCACAGCGGTCGGTCCTCCTCCGACGCGCGGGATCGGCCGGCGGTGGCGATTTTCACGGGTGATACCCACCGCAAACCCGGCATCGGATCGCGAATTGTGATGTGATTTCTGACCATGACGATCAAGGTGGCCCTCGAGCACCGCACGAGTTACGCATTCGATCGCCCGGTCAAGATATTCCCGCATGTGGTGCGGCTGCGACCCGCGCCGCACTCGCGGACGCCCATCGAGGCGTACTCGCTCAAAGTCGAACCGGCACAACATTTTCTGAACTGGCAGCAGGATGCGTTCAGCAACTATCAGGCGCGGCTGGTGTTCCCCGAACCGTCCTCGGTGCTGTCGATCGCGGTGAGTCTGATCGCCGACCTCACCGCGATCAACCCCTTCGATTTCTTCATCGAGGACTGGGCGGAGAACTACGGCTTCGAATACCCCGAGGA containing:
- a CDS encoding MBL fold metallo-hydrolase, with protein sequence MLITGFPAGMFQTNCYLLANGAGSEAVIIDPGQDAAARVRELLAEYDLTPVAVLLTHGHLDHTWNVTELCDEFSIPAYIHPEDRPMLADPGVGLGQALGGLIGSMEFREPEKVVEFSDGEDVELAGIRISVDLAPGHTKGSVLLGIEVPVGLDEEERAEAADADDSVPEFVPVCFSGDVLFAGSIGRTDLPGGSHQQLLDSIAAKLMPLPDHTQVLPGHGPQTSIGAERAGNPFLVDLPGRGDSTPKKGRFGL
- the hisS gene encoding histidine--tRNA ligase, whose protein sequence is MSAEFAAPRGVPDYCPPDSADFRRVRDTLTDAARRAGYGHIELPIFEDTALFARGVGESTDVVSKEMYTFADRGDRSVTLRPEGTAGVMRAVIQHGLDRGQLPVKLCYAGPFFRYEKPQTGRYRQLQQVGVEAIGVDDPALDAEVIAVADEGYRRLGLSGFRLEITSLGDAASRGPYREALQQFLFGLDLDEATRRRAEINPLRVLDDKRPEVKEATASAPLLIDHLSEDARAHFDLVLTHLKRLGVPYELNPRLVRGLDYYTKTTFEFVHDGLGAQSGIGGGGRYDGLMQQIGGKQDLSGIGFGLGVDRTMLAMEAEGVAHADVARCQVFGVPMGADAKAELVGVAGQLRAAGIAVDLAYGDRGLKGAMKAADRSGARLALVLGDRELADRQVEVKDLTNGEQHQVSLDSIVDEVLSILG
- a CDS encoding HNH endonuclease signature motif containing protein; this translates as MFTFTDRAADDALLASSSLDELAQYGRDALRLSNQAQAVAMQIARQIGQSTYNERITGYNDYAPNRIRNAADKAAIGEISLQLGIARTKAGEWVHLDELLDEHPKIRDAFRAGDLSPHRLGVAIRAAATGPTGDLRARLAELTDNTDTTDTDTDDEDLTLDFDDDTDNAGTDDAGTDDAGTDDDGTDDDAGDGAAETDPADDEPWDFDDVVLDLASRPTTDTALQADLDAIIITLDPDRAVQSHDDIADLFGDVKIGAEAFGHMTVDACIPAEHGVHLRDRISALISRRVCRRDGRSIKAQRVAAFAEIIKAPGATLRCHCGDDTCPATQTRTSNPTPATTPSSVADSERESSVTGRDRDSSVDTSRAGDSNAPVDTADEPAVGGPDAAEEQPITLADLDDDSDIDSDVEPTAESRRDFITAPRAEHDTDGADAEATDASDADDADDADTEVTTAAEVELTTDDEHAEDTADAAVADDSDNDPADTDPDSDTDSDTNEGLVVPGLTLLRDPTGLDPTRLMGYGAIDPAHAARLAPHATTITAPPSETRTASGLTIFGNQTPAPPIDPTGHGGFATPPPGALTYAPSAALRAEIIQLDRRCRYPYCGRPSEECELDHLHKFLHADPLAGGWTVAFNLAPLCRPDHDRKHDGPWLPTMHTDRTITWRNARTGQTIVTYPR
- a CDS encoding DUF885 domain-containing protein produces the protein MSGPTESVPREPSVIDQIAESYLADQAVQDPLFATEVGVPGHDHLLTDFSPAACTARTVSARATVHALAESHPVDDVDRVTVATMTASLRREIALAESGERVGECNVIASPLQAVRDIFDLMPTESAAQREVFLHRLRVVPECVDTIIDGLRHRIAHGPPLVQRQVELVAAQAATAADAIAANTGPLAEDASLRDGLDVAQRDVRVAFEALDAVLRAEAAPVATDVDAVGRERYIRFLPAYLGADVDPDEAYAWATDRLSAIVTEQAALADEVLPGASVAEAMAHLDSLPRYAVHDRHEFVAWMQELSDRAVEGLAGTHFDIPAKLTRLECRLAPSSTGIIYYTQPSADLSRPGRMWWSVPPEQKVFHTWQEKTTVFHEGVPGHHLQLGAAIVSDELNAWRKLASFTSGHGEGWALYAERLMAELGWLDDPGDRMGMLDSQRLRAARVVVDIGVHCKLRAPAALGGGTWDAEKAWQFLTDSVAMDRAVLRFELNRYLGWPGQAPSYALGQRVWEETRTAALATHRDWTLKDFHTRALALGGVSLDVLAGELTST
- the ypfJ gene encoding KPN_02809 family neutral zinc metallopeptidase; amino-acid sequence: MVFQGDGPLDTGSVSGGGGGGGVGRIAVGGGAGLIITIVALFFGIDTGSLTGGSSSYGGGTANSRDVAEINDHIRSCTIEKANVDTICRIVATTNSLDDVWSDLMPGYTPPSTKIFTGSVSTGCGPATSATGPFYCPADETAYFDPTFFAQLEQMGGSDGPLAQEYVVAHEYGHHIENLTGVLQRGNRMGSQGPRSGSVRVELQADCLAGVWAYHADNGPDAMLEPLTSDQIDTVIQTAKAIGDDTIQGANSNPEGWTHGSSEQRARWFTIGYDSGDPRRCDTFATNDL
- the aspS gene encoding aspartate--tRNA ligase, with product MLRTHLAGSLRRADASQTVTVAGWVARRRDHGGVVFIDLRDSSGLVQVVFRDEAVAEAAHRLRAEFCVAVTGVVEVRPEGSENPNLASGEIEINAVSLEVLNAAAPLPFQLDENPGEEARLHYRYLDLRREGPARALRLRSKVNAAARGVLADHDFVEVETPTLTRSTPEGARDFLVPARLQPGTFYALPQSPQLFKQLLMVAGMERYYQIARCYRDEDFRADRQPEFTQLDIEMSFVDQDDVITLAEDVLRALWQLIGVELPTPIPRITYADAMRRFGTDKPDLRFDIELVECTDYFADTPFRVFQAPYVGAVVMPGGASQPRRQLDAWQEWAKQRGAKGLAYVLVGEDGELSGPVAKNLSDAERVGLVAHVGANPGDCVFFGAGAVKSSRALLGAARGEIADRLGLIKDGDWAFTWVVDAPLFEPADDATASGDVAVGSGAWTAVHHAFTAPKPESLDALESDPGSALAYAYDIVCNGNEIGGGSIRIHERDVQERVFEIMGIGHDEAQEKFGFLLDAFAYGAPPHGGIAFGWDRITALLAGESSIREVIAFPKSGGGVDPLTDAPAAITPQQRKESGIDAKPILRKQGGSADSSADGKPGTAESAATADHTVGGA